A single region of the Neomonachus schauinslandi chromosome 3, ASM220157v2, whole genome shotgun sequence genome encodes:
- the CCDC70 gene encoding coiled-coil domain-containing protein 70, whose product MATPPFWPTKKMFPFKVSKWMGLGCFRSLVGSSPNIRQKKLIHKLQEEKAFREEMKIFREKIENFREEIWNFRGKIRAFRGQILGFWEEERPFWEEEKTFWEEEKTFWEMEKSFREEEKTFWKKYRTFWKEDKAFWKEDNALWERDRNFLQEDKALWEEEKALSVEERALLEEEKALWEDKKSLWEEENALWEEEKAFWVEGGGHIAEEQRPEDRHYNVDGGPQSPAFCRGRA is encoded by the coding sequence ATGGCCACCCCACCATTCTGGCCGACTAAGAAGATGTTTCCCTTCAAGGTGAGCAAATGGATGGGGCTTGGTTGCTTCCGGTCACTGGTGGGCTCCTCACCCAACATTCGCCAGAAGAAACTAATCCATAAGCTGCAGGAAGAAAAGGCTTTTCGGGAAGAGATGAAAATTTTTcgtgagaaaatagaaaatttcagggAAGAGATATGGAATTTCCGAGGCAAGATCCGTGCTTTCCGGGGTCAGATCTTAGGTTTTTGGGAAGAGGAGAGACCTttctgggaagaggagaaaaccttctgggaagaggaaaaaaccTTCTGGGAAATGGAAAAATCTTTCCGAGAAGAAGAGAAAACCTTTTGGAAAAAGTACCGTACCTTTTGGAAGGAGGATAAGGCCTTTTGGAAAGAGGACAATGCCTTATGGGAAAGAGATCGGAACTTTCTTCAGGAGGACAAGGCCctgtgggaggaagagaaagcccTGTCGGTAGAGGAAAGAGCTCTTCTTGAGGAGGAGAAGGCCCTGTGGGAGGATAAAAAATCCCTCTGGGAAGAAGAGAATGCcctctgggaggaggagaaagcattCTGGGTAGAAGGTGGTGGCCATATTGCTGaggagcagagacctgaagacAGGCACTATAACGTCGATGGAGGGCCACAGTCACCAGCCTTCTGCCGAGGCAGAGCTTGA